One genomic window of Stigmatella ashevillena includes the following:
- a CDS encoding amidase, which produces MNAQGFDEATIESVHEGYRTGALTCSRLVEFYLHRVKRLDLRTDGRPPLNSIVSIAPDVRERAASCDREMAAGGVSKPLQGIPVWVKDNIAVAGLASSAGLLDFADAVAHEDAALVSSLRRAGAVIMGTTAMTGLGMGTDGWGSRFGRAGNVYDTREDPGGSSNGPAIAISANFGMVAVGVDDCCSIIMPAALNGAVGLRPSVGLVPREGVVLATVDTSPGPITRTIEDLGRVLEVMAVPGSGRESVSGRVPGRKVGVLVRAGNEDFKVPEGMRAPFEQALRDLEALGATVVPGVHLKGVRMLRLSPIAYHNAMVLHLKARSAPPNSMRELFKLGLLAPGALRDIGRAPVAALWPNVRLPDVFASWYRRIIRENQQALAREMDQQGLDALVFLSLPPHSTLSTVTQAPQLTVPAGTFLNPGTGAQLPVGLSFLGRQWDEATLLGIARAYESWTRHRRPPELRDESGSEEPLDIAQFSAVKLAVAHRVRDTMRLRGPKDAPLSVEEFTAAVDGVKKELGYRY; this is translated from the coding sequence ATGAACGCGCAGGGATTCGACGAGGCGACCATTGAAAGCGTTCACGAGGGGTACCGCACGGGTGCTCTCACCTGCTCGCGCTTGGTCGAGTTCTACCTCCACCGCGTCAAACGGCTCGATCTGCGCACGGACGGGCGGCCGCCGCTCAATAGCATCGTCTCGATCGCCCCGGACGTCCGCGAGCGGGCCGCGAGCTGCGACCGGGAGATGGCGGCTGGCGGCGTCTCGAAGCCGCTGCAAGGCATCCCCGTCTGGGTCAAGGACAACATCGCGGTCGCCGGTCTTGCGTCCTCCGCGGGGTTGCTCGACTTCGCGGACGCCGTGGCACACGAGGACGCGGCCCTCGTGTCGAGCCTGCGCCGCGCTGGGGCCGTGATCATGGGCACCACGGCCATGACAGGGTTGGGGATGGGGACCGACGGTTGGGGCAGCCGGTTTGGGCGGGCCGGCAATGTGTATGACACGCGGGAAGACCCAGGAGGGTCGAGCAATGGCCCGGCCATCGCCATCTCGGCGAACTTTGGCATGGTGGCCGTTGGCGTCGATGATTGTTGTTCCATCATCATGCCGGCGGCCCTCAACGGGGCCGTGGGGCTTCGGCCCAGTGTGGGCCTGGTTCCCCGTGAGGGCGTCGTCCTCGCGACCGTGGACACGTCCCCTGGGCCCATCACCCGGACGATCGAGGATCTGGGCCGGGTGCTGGAGGTCATGGCCGTGCCGGGTTCTGGACGCGAGAGCGTTTCCGGCCGCGTTCCGGGAAGGAAGGTCGGGGTGCTCGTGCGCGCTGGCAACGAGGACTTCAAGGTCCCGGAAGGCATGCGCGCTCCCTTCGAGCAAGCCCTTCGCGATCTCGAGGCCCTGGGGGCGACGGTCGTTCCGGGCGTCCACCTGAAGGGGGTGCGCATGCTTCGGCTCTCACCGATCGCCTATCACAACGCGATGGTGCTGCATCTGAAGGCGCGCAGCGCCCCGCCTAACTCCATGCGTGAGCTGTTCAAGCTGGGCCTGCTCGCACCGGGCGCCCTTCGCGACATCGGCCGAGCCCCGGTCGCGGCACTCTGGCCCAACGTGCGCCTGCCGGATGTCTTTGCCTCGTGGTACCGCCGCATCATTCGTGAAAACCAGCAGGCCCTGGCCCGTGAGATGGATCAGCAAGGGCTCGATGCGCTGGTGTTCCTCTCCCTCCCACCGCACAGCACGCTGTCGACCGTGACACAAGCCCCGCAGCTCACGGTACCGGCGGGGACCTTCCTCAATCCCGGCACGGGGGCGCAGTTGCCCGTGGGCCTTTCGTTCCTGGGACGGCAGTGGGACGAGGCAACCTTGCTTGGGATTGCCCGGGCGTATGAGTCGTGGACCCGGCATCGGCGTCCACCGGAACTCCGGGATGAGTCCGGCTCGGAGGAACCGCTCGACATCGCGCAGTTCAGCGCCGTCAAGCTGGCCGTCGCGCACCGGGTGCGGGACACCATGCGGCTGCGCGGGCCGAAGGATGCGCCGCTTTCGGTGGAGGAGTTCACCGCGGCCGTCGACGGCGTGAAGAAGGAACTCGGATACCGGTACTGA
- a CDS encoding MFS transporter, with amino-acid sequence MLSVAFRRHVLRSFAALASAVPLFRPGSSLPGSSAPLLGAPPPEAHAVSAPPRRVLRQTLKASVAEGMVTEVFTACAGATALTAWAIALKLGPFLVGVMTALPFFAQFIQFPAAWLTSTFGHRRVALTAVFMSRVVMLPLCAVPWLPLELAGQQRLLIGIAAASTVLGVVGNNAWVAWMGELVPSSIRGRYFGQRTALCTLSGTLASLTAGLLLDRLRGAEGPGIALPLLAGFACIVGFITTYIMSRQHDPSPGGTPFRLDLRATLMPWKDARARRVLLYQVTWNAAVGLAAPYFAFHMIQNLQMTFVIMALHAAAVAGVRVLTAPLWGKLIDRVGAQPVVMACSLGISAIPLLWLFPAAGTLWPLAFDALLAGGLWSGHGLAVFALPLAVAPRKGRPFYLAAFATTGGLAYAAASTMGGALASALPTTFTLGSHAWVNFHVLFVLSALARFGAVFFAARIIEPDARSVNSLGALFGMLKLRPRTLPSLSGRL; translated from the coding sequence GTGCTTTCCGTCGCCTTCCGCCGTCACGTTCTGCGCAGCTTCGCCGCGCTGGCCTCCGCCGTTCCGCTGTTCCGCCCGGGCAGCTCCTTGCCGGGCTCTTCCGCCCCGTTGCTCGGAGCCCCGCCTCCAGAGGCGCACGCGGTCTCCGCCCCTCCCCGCAGGGTGCTTCGCCAGACCCTGAAGGCCTCGGTGGCCGAAGGCATGGTCACGGAGGTGTTCACCGCGTGCGCGGGCGCCACGGCGCTCACCGCCTGGGCCATCGCGCTGAAGCTGGGGCCGTTCCTCGTCGGGGTGATGACGGCACTTCCCTTCTTCGCCCAGTTCATCCAGTTCCCCGCAGCGTGGCTCACCTCCACCTTCGGCCATCGACGGGTGGCGCTCACCGCCGTGTTCATGTCTCGCGTGGTGATGTTGCCCCTGTGCGCGGTGCCCTGGTTGCCGCTGGAACTGGCGGGGCAGCAACGGCTGCTCATCGGGATTGCCGCCGCCTCGACCGTTCTGGGCGTGGTGGGCAACAACGCCTGGGTGGCGTGGATGGGGGAGCTCGTTCCCAGCAGCATCCGAGGCCGCTACTTCGGCCAGCGCACCGCGCTGTGCACCCTCTCCGGAACGCTGGCCTCGCTCACCGCGGGCTTGCTGCTGGATCGCCTGCGCGGCGCGGAAGGACCCGGCATCGCGCTCCCCCTGCTCGCGGGGTTTGCGTGCATCGTGGGGTTCATCACCACCTACATCATGTCCCGCCAGCATGATCCTTCCCCGGGAGGCACCCCCTTCCGGCTGGACCTCCGGGCCACGCTGATGCCCTGGAAGGATGCGCGGGCTCGCCGCGTGCTCCTCTATCAGGTGACTTGGAACGCGGCGGTCGGGCTGGCGGCGCCCTACTTCGCATTCCACATGATCCAGAACCTCCAGATGACCTTCGTCATCATGGCGCTGCACGCCGCGGCGGTGGCGGGAGTGCGCGTGTTGACGGCCCCGCTGTGGGGAAAGCTCATCGACCGGGTGGGGGCGCAGCCGGTGGTGATGGCCTGCTCCCTGGGCATCTCCGCCATTCCCCTGCTGTGGCTGTTTCCCGCGGCGGGCACCCTGTGGCCGCTGGCCTTCGACGCCTTGCTGGCGGGAGGCCTCTGGAGCGGCCATGGATTGGCGGTGTTCGCCCTTCCGCTGGCGGTAGCGCCCCGGAAGGGGCGGCCTTTCTATCTGGCGGCCTTCGCCACCACGGGAGGCCTGGCTTACGCGGCGGCCTCCACGATGGGAGGCGCCCTGGCCAGTGCCTTGCCCACCACCTTCACGCTGGGGAGCCACGCCTGGGTAAACTTCCATGTCCTCTTCGTGCTCTCGGCACTGGCCCGGTTTGGCGCGGTCTTCTTCGCGGCACGCATCATCGAACCAGATGCACGGTCCGTGAACTCGCTGGGAGCCCTCTTTGGGATGCTGAAGCTCCGCCCTCGGACGCTCCCGTCCCTGTCTGGAAGGCTGTGA
- a CDS encoding MFS transporter: protein MKAFLTVWLGQLISKFGSQLAGFALSIWVFESTGSTSAFALVSLAAVLPGFLIAPVAGLVADRFAHRRVMFWSDVVGLLCALGAMWLFFIQQADLWTLVVLVVINSAADTFRTPAWMAATTLMVPKEHIGRASGMVQASQALTQLVAPLAAGLLMSVLSMQGVLLIDFASFFIAVATLLFVRFAKHVPQQRSAGDTWQSELLGGWNYIRSRAGLLGLMIFSFTLNLTAGMAQVALSPLVLSASTAAVLGSVRSIGGVGMVVGSILMGGWGGPARKVYGVFAFTALFGISLAGFGVIPVGMLTSIACFGTFLCVPVILGCKQVILQRKVVPEVQGRVFALDGMVGRAASVVSFVIAGPLVDKVLEPLMSPGGGLAGSLGPVFGVGPGRGIALMFVGLGALIVLLAVVGWLIPSLRRVEEELPDVIPEPSAALAVVPQAGG from the coding sequence TTGAAAGCCTTTCTCACGGTTTGGCTTGGACAGCTCATTTCGAAGTTTGGCTCCCAACTGGCTGGGTTCGCGCTCAGCATCTGGGTCTTCGAGAGCACGGGCTCGACCTCTGCGTTTGCCCTGGTCTCCCTGGCGGCCGTGCTGCCGGGATTTCTGATTGCGCCGGTGGCAGGACTCGTCGCCGATCGCTTCGCTCACCGGAGGGTGATGTTCTGGAGCGACGTGGTGGGCCTGCTCTGCGCGCTGGGCGCCATGTGGCTGTTCTTCATCCAGCAGGCCGACTTGTGGACCCTGGTCGTCCTCGTGGTGATCAACTCCGCCGCGGATACGTTTCGCACCCCTGCCTGGATGGCCGCCACCACCCTGATGGTGCCCAAGGAGCACATCGGGCGTGCGAGCGGCATGGTTCAGGCCTCCCAGGCGCTCACGCAGCTCGTGGCCCCCTTGGCGGCAGGCCTCCTGATGTCCGTCCTGAGCATGCAAGGGGTGCTCTTGATTGATTTCGCCTCCTTCTTCATCGCCGTGGCCACCTTGCTCTTCGTTCGGTTCGCGAAGCACGTTCCGCAGCAGCGGTCCGCGGGGGACACCTGGCAGAGCGAGCTGCTCGGGGGTTGGAACTACATCCGCAGCCGGGCCGGGTTGCTGGGGCTCATGATCTTCAGCTTCACGCTCAACCTGACGGCGGGAATGGCCCAGGTCGCGCTCTCGCCCCTGGTGCTGTCGGCCAGCACCGCCGCGGTTCTGGGAAGCGTCCGGTCCATTGGCGGCGTGGGAATGGTGGTGGGGAGCATTCTCATGGGCGGCTGGGGCGGGCCCGCGCGAAAGGTGTACGGCGTCTTCGCCTTCACCGCCCTGTTCGGGATCAGCCTGGCCGGATTCGGGGTGATTCCCGTGGGCATGCTGACCTCCATCGCCTGCTTTGGCACCTTCTTGTGTGTCCCGGTCATTCTCGGGTGCAAGCAGGTCATCCTCCAGCGCAAGGTGGTGCCCGAGGTGCAGGGGCGCGTCTTCGCGCTGGATGGCATGGTGGGCCGGGCCGCCTCGGTCGTCTCGTTTGTCATCGCGGGGCCCCTGGTCGACAAGGTGCTCGAGCCGCTCATGTCTCCGGGAGGAGGACTGGCGGGGAGCCTGGGGCCGGTGTTCGGGGTCGGGCCAGGACGGGGCATTGCCCTCATGTTCGTGGGCCTGGGGGCGTTGATCGTGTTGTTGGCCGTCGTGGGCTGGCTCATCCCTTCGCTTCGGCGGGTGGAGGAGGAACTGCCTGATGTCATTCCGGAGCCCTCCGCGGCACTGGCTGTGGTGCCGCAAGCCGGTGGGTAA
- a CDS encoding FUSC family protein → MRAFRLSHGWDCFVTSDPDLSRLKMGLRALLGMGLTLGALTVLGPLVHQPTSLGMVGMMVGMMTSVSVQDPLPRQERITLLCVPGIAAAAVCLGAISASNLVVSSLLFLGVTFLAVSARRFGPRGTALGTIAFMTFFFALFVHASAAQLPWMLASVGVGSAVAYGIRTWLVPERSLASLRRTLHVYRRSISLLLAELAQVLASPEGRRREKRIRRAFRRVNEGAMEVEQHLERVPPEHLAPGLSKEEIREHLLALELAAERLASTVYQGLSQNGLTPSERQTLQAHVVRLGRESRGLHSPPQGSPLPSVAHQDPSTTAVKIEGALNKLREVMARPFMQHSGTPRSLATDVAVPSQEEAAPEPKRLHASTRQAIQATVAGGLAMVAGHALSSTRWYWAVVASFVVFNRASTRGDILLRAWHRALGTVVGVMAGLILATVVSGHRDIEIALLFVCAFLGFYLLRVSYAWMVFWFTTLLVVLYSLTGRYSPDLLYLRLWETLAGAGIGALVAVVLLPSRTRVRVWQTSADVLRSVASSLDGVAAPPSPTNSRLIVERVRKIDTQLREVRESARPLIDRMFFVGQDTRRLVHALASIAFFVRHLEPLGASSPAEEDALRSTAADLAEKARLLASMLEEGDSALSPEPGGAPLRRLEDKPPAHSGHARIQPPLSLWLERIDAALMELHDLVRGLHGQRGSPTAQATSLPSR, encoded by the coding sequence ATGCGAGCCTTTCGTCTCTCCCATGGGTGGGATTGCTTCGTCACGTCGGACCCAGACCTCAGCCGGCTGAAGATGGGACTGCGCGCCCTGCTGGGGATGGGACTGACCCTGGGGGCGCTCACCGTGCTGGGCCCACTCGTCCATCAACCCACTTCCCTGGGGATGGTGGGAATGATGGTGGGGATGATGACGTCGGTCTCCGTGCAGGATCCCCTCCCCCGGCAGGAACGGATCACCCTGCTGTGCGTGCCGGGAATCGCGGCGGCGGCCGTGTGCCTGGGAGCGATCTCCGCATCGAACCTGGTGGTGAGCTCCCTCCTCTTTCTGGGGGTGACCTTTCTGGCCGTCTCGGCCCGCCGCTTTGGACCGCGTGGGACGGCGCTCGGAACGATCGCCTTCATGACCTTCTTCTTCGCCCTCTTCGTGCATGCCAGCGCGGCACAGCTCCCCTGGATGCTCGCCAGCGTCGGCGTCGGCAGCGCGGTGGCTTACGGCATTCGCACCTGGCTCGTTCCTGAACGGTCCCTCGCCTCGCTTCGCCGGACGCTCCATGTCTACCGGCGCAGCATCAGCCTCTTGCTGGCCGAGCTCGCTCAGGTGCTCGCGTCACCCGAAGGACGCCGCCGGGAAAAGCGGATCCGCCGGGCATTCCGCCGCGTGAACGAAGGGGCCATGGAGGTCGAGCAACACCTCGAACGCGTGCCCCCAGAGCACCTCGCTCCAGGCCTCTCGAAGGAAGAGATTCGCGAGCACCTGCTTGCATTGGAACTCGCCGCGGAACGGCTCGCCTCCACGGTGTACCAGGGGCTCTCCCAGAATGGACTGACGCCCTCGGAGCGCCAGACGCTTCAAGCCCACGTGGTGCGCCTTGGGCGCGAGAGCCGCGGCCTTCACAGCCCTCCTCAGGGAAGCCCCCTCCCCTCCGTTGCCCACCAGGACCCATCCACCACCGCGGTGAAGATCGAAGGCGCCCTGAACAAGCTCCGCGAGGTGATGGCCCGCCCCTTCATGCAGCATTCCGGGACACCGCGTTCACTCGCCACCGATGTCGCGGTGCCCTCACAGGAGGAGGCAGCGCCAGAACCCAAGAGGCTTCATGCCTCCACCCGCCAGGCCATCCAAGCAACCGTCGCGGGAGGGCTCGCCATGGTGGCGGGCCACGCCCTGTCGAGCACCCGGTGGTACTGGGCGGTGGTGGCCTCCTTCGTGGTCTTCAATCGCGCCTCGACCCGGGGGGACATCCTCCTGCGGGCCTGGCACCGGGCCCTCGGGACCGTGGTGGGGGTGATGGCCGGGCTGATTCTCGCCACCGTGGTGAGTGGTCACCGGGACATCGAGATTGCGCTGCTCTTCGTCTGTGCCTTCCTCGGCTTCTACTTGCTGCGCGTCTCATATGCGTGGATGGTCTTCTGGTTCACCACGCTCCTGGTGGTGCTCTACAGCCTGACCGGGCGTTACTCACCGGACCTGCTGTACCTGCGGCTTTGGGAGACGCTGGCCGGGGCTGGCATCGGGGCCTTGGTGGCCGTCGTGCTCCTCCCCTCGCGCACCCGGGTCCGGGTCTGGCAGACCTCCGCGGACGTCCTGCGCAGCGTCGCCTCATCGCTCGATGGGGTGGCGGCCCCTCCCAGCCCCACGAACAGCCGGCTCATCGTGGAGCGTGTGAGGAAGATCGACACGCAACTGCGAGAGGTTCGCGAGTCCGCGCGCCCCCTCATCGACCGGATGTTCTTCGTGGGACAGGACACACGCCGCCTCGTGCATGCGCTCGCTTCGATTGCCTTCTTCGTCCGGCACCTGGAACCACTCGGCGCATCCTCTCCCGCGGAAGAAGATGCACTTCGCTCGACAGCGGCCGACCTCGCGGAGAAAGCACGCCTGCTCGCATCGATGCTGGAAGAAGGAGATTCTGCGCTCTCCCCTGAACCAGGCGGCGCACCGCTGCGAAGACTCGAGGACAAGCCTCCCGCTCACAGCGGCCACGCCAGGATCCAGCCGCCCTTGAGTCTCTGGCTGGAGCGCATCGATGCCGCGCTGATGGAACTCCACGACCTGGTGCGGGGGCTCCACGGCCAGCGCGGGAGCCCCACCGCTCAAGCCACCTCGCTGCCATCGCGCTGA